One segment of Lytechinus pictus isolate F3 Inbred chromosome 13, Lp3.0, whole genome shotgun sequence DNA contains the following:
- the LOC129274279 gene encoding uncharacterized protein LOC129274279 isoform X2, giving the protein MDSSKGQDNHISNWKWGYAILLSKFVINMWSGIPKSFGVLLHLMVARFHGNYASLAFICSIPMTVSFFSGPFVALILQKVDHRAAAMSGGIICAASLIACGFISNITVFGILLTLTGFRGFVYIPLTLLLKEYFKDKFALINTVASFGATIGITFLPVVAERSLEAYGYHAVFMMLGGIMLHLVAAAAAIRKPIIKVKDHTTGQGGHDLDIPEAGHLHQIGRVLSTREGHEAKSKEKNRVKKTGAVDGSSKGTAQTMTGQLRSDKKRTSSIIEKNVKIQNDLNKHGKGGRRGEDVSAYSDDSDEDMEQNVPLINRRIDSDDQNLSKPVEDNGVKKSLWSGCKHFITQEIVFLGCLPVIYFHDYSMQVWVLFLVPHAEDLGIDQSTAVFLSSFGGLGGIIGRTIAVILLAKKVHMFKIYIIVGFVNSLTFFLDFVGRSFLVRSVWAFAQGFCFFLLDTAGSTFLQELVKDERNFSFALGLIMFMRGCSSTSAGFLTGTLIDSLQSFTKVFMITGVWMAISTINIAVLLLILIRRENPKSMVKHET; this is encoded by the exons ATGGATTCTTCCAAAGGCCAAGATAATCACATTTCCAACTGGAAGTGGGGTTACGCCATCTTACTCTCCAAGTTCGTTATTAATATGTGGAGTGGAATCCCAAAGTCATTTGGTGTACTGCTTCATCTGATGGTCGCGAGGTTCCACGGAAATTACGCCTCTTTGGCATTCATCTGCAGTATTCCCATGACAGTGTCATTCTTTTCAG gTCCTTTTGTTGCCTTGATCCTTCAAAAGGTTGATCATCGGGCTGCTGCTATGTCAGGAGGAATAATATGCGCGGCATCTCTGATAGCATGTGGTTTCATCTCCAACATCACCGTGTTCGGTATACTTCTCACTCTTACAG GATTCAGGGGATTTGTCTACATTCCCTTAACCCTACTCTTGAAAGAGTACTTTAAAGACAAGTTTGCCTTGATCAACACCGTGGCATCCTTTGGCGCGACGATAGGCATTACATTCCTACCTGTCGTAGCTGAGAGATCTCTGGAAGCTTATGGTTACCATGCCGTGTTTATGATGCTTGGAGGGATCATGCTTCATTTGGTTGCAGCGGCAGCCGCTATCCGGAAACCGATCATCAAGGTCAAAGACCACACCACTGGACAAGGTGGTCATGACCTTGATATACCAGAGGCAGGCCATTTGCATCAGATCGGTCGTGTTCTGTCGACGCGGGAAGGACACGAAGCTAaatcaaaggaaaaaaataggGTTAAAAAGACAGGGGCGGTGGATGGCTCAAGTAAGGGTACAGCCCAAACCATGACAGGACAGCTACGTTCTGATAAGAAACGAACCTCAAGCATTATTGAGAAGAATGTTAAGATCCAAAACGACCTCAATAAACATGGTAAAGGAGGAAGACGTGGCGAGGACGTGTCTGCATACAGCGATGACTCTGATGAAGACATGGAGCAGAATGTTCCTTTGATAAACAGAAGAATCGATTCCGATGATCAGAATCTTTCGAAACCCGTTGAAGATAATGGCGTCAAGAAGTCTCTTTGGTCTGGCTGCAAGCATTTCATCACCCAGGAAATCGTCTTCTTGGGATGTCTCCCAGTGATTTATTTCCACGATTACTCAATGCAGGTCTGGGTGCTGTTTCTGGTGCCACACGCCGAGGATCTAGGAATCGATCAATCAACCGCCGTCTTTTTGTCTTCATTTGGCGGTCTGGGTGGAATTATCGGCAGGACCATCGCAGTCATCCTCCTCGCGAAGAAAGTCCACATGTTCAAAATCTACATCATAGTCGGTTTCGTAAACAGCTTGACATTTTTCTTGGATTTCGTCGGTCGGTCGTTCCTCGTTCGGTCAGTCTGGGCCTTCGCACAGGGCTTCTGCTTTTTTTTACTCGACACGGCAGGCTCGACGTTTCTCCAAGAGCTAGTAAAAGATGAACGTAACTTTAGTTTCGCTCTTGGGCTGATTATGTTCATGCGTGGGTGCAGCAGTACATCCGCAGGATTTTTGACAG
- the LOC129274279 gene encoding uncharacterized protein LOC129274279 isoform X1: protein MIGPSIRDSNGLINLFSLRESMDSSKGQDNHISNWKWGYAILLSKFVINMWSGIPKSFGVLLHLMVARFHGNYASLAFICSIPMTVSFFSGPFVALILQKVDHRAAAMSGGIICAASLIACGFISNITVFGILLTLTGFRGFVYIPLTLLLKEYFKDKFALINTVASFGATIGITFLPVVAERSLEAYGYHAVFMMLGGIMLHLVAAAAAIRKPIIKVKDHTTGQGGHDLDIPEAGHLHQIGRVLSTREGHEAKSKEKNRVKKTGAVDGSSKGTAQTMTGQLRSDKKRTSSIIEKNVKIQNDLNKHGKGGRRGEDVSAYSDDSDEDMEQNVPLINRRIDSDDQNLSKPVEDNGVKKSLWSGCKHFITQEIVFLGCLPVIYFHDYSMQVWVLFLVPHAEDLGIDQSTAVFLSSFGGLGGIIGRTIAVILLAKKVHMFKIYIIVGFVNSLTFFLDFVGRSFLVRSVWAFAQGFCFFLLDTAGSTFLQELVKDERNFSFALGLIMFMRGCSSTSAGFLTGTLIDSLQSFTKVFMITGVWMAISTINIAVLLLILIRRENPKSMVKHET from the exons ATGATTGGGCCTTCAATTCGAGATTCCAATGGATTAATAAACctgttttcactgcgtgaaA GTATGGATTCTTCCAAAGGCCAAGATAATCACATTTCCAACTGGAAGTGGGGTTACGCCATCTTACTCTCCAAGTTCGTTATTAATATGTGGAGTGGAATCCCAAAGTCATTTGGTGTACTGCTTCATCTGATGGTCGCGAGGTTCCACGGAAATTACGCCTCTTTGGCATTCATCTGCAGTATTCCCATGACAGTGTCATTCTTTTCAG gTCCTTTTGTTGCCTTGATCCTTCAAAAGGTTGATCATCGGGCTGCTGCTATGTCAGGAGGAATAATATGCGCGGCATCTCTGATAGCATGTGGTTTCATCTCCAACATCACCGTGTTCGGTATACTTCTCACTCTTACAG GATTCAGGGGATTTGTCTACATTCCCTTAACCCTACTCTTGAAAGAGTACTTTAAAGACAAGTTTGCCTTGATCAACACCGTGGCATCCTTTGGCGCGACGATAGGCATTACATTCCTACCTGTCGTAGCTGAGAGATCTCTGGAAGCTTATGGTTACCATGCCGTGTTTATGATGCTTGGAGGGATCATGCTTCATTTGGTTGCAGCGGCAGCCGCTATCCGGAAACCGATCATCAAGGTCAAAGACCACACCACTGGACAAGGTGGTCATGACCTTGATATACCAGAGGCAGGCCATTTGCATCAGATCGGTCGTGTTCTGTCGACGCGGGAAGGACACGAAGCTAaatcaaaggaaaaaaataggGTTAAAAAGACAGGGGCGGTGGATGGCTCAAGTAAGGGTACAGCCCAAACCATGACAGGACAGCTACGTTCTGATAAGAAACGAACCTCAAGCATTATTGAGAAGAATGTTAAGATCCAAAACGACCTCAATAAACATGGTAAAGGAGGAAGACGTGGCGAGGACGTGTCTGCATACAGCGATGACTCTGATGAAGACATGGAGCAGAATGTTCCTTTGATAAACAGAAGAATCGATTCCGATGATCAGAATCTTTCGAAACCCGTTGAAGATAATGGCGTCAAGAAGTCTCTTTGGTCTGGCTGCAAGCATTTCATCACCCAGGAAATCGTCTTCTTGGGATGTCTCCCAGTGATTTATTTCCACGATTACTCAATGCAGGTCTGGGTGCTGTTTCTGGTGCCACACGCCGAGGATCTAGGAATCGATCAATCAACCGCCGTCTTTTTGTCTTCATTTGGCGGTCTGGGTGGAATTATCGGCAGGACCATCGCAGTCATCCTCCTCGCGAAGAAAGTCCACATGTTCAAAATCTACATCATAGTCGGTTTCGTAAACAGCTTGACATTTTTCTTGGATTTCGTCGGTCGGTCGTTCCTCGTTCGGTCAGTCTGGGCCTTCGCACAGGGCTTCTGCTTTTTTTTACTCGACACGGCAGGCTCGACGTTTCTCCAAGAGCTAGTAAAAGATGAACGTAACTTTAGTTTCGCTCTTGGGCTGATTATGTTCATGCGTGGGTGCAGCAGTACATCCGCAGGATTTTTGACAG